A region of Antedon mediterranea chromosome 8, ecAntMedi1.1, whole genome shotgun sequence DNA encodes the following proteins:
- the LOC140056786 gene encoding solute carrier family 22 member 15-like yields MDFDSALSKVGEFGLAQVVQSSLVTSLGILLAFQQVNLAFVAKEPSFLCTDPNIHGEAVCQMEKSCENIKFVDEFTSIVSEFKLICGENYKASLVQSMYMIGVLFGGLIWGPQSDAIGRRKTLFAGIVLLATTSILSGTTQTYLQFAFLKFINGAAVGGTGLVIFVYSTENVGASYRVLAGTMVQVVFALGIAACGGLAYLIRDWRQLSFASGIPFIFYLSLYWILPESPRWLASKGKLTQAEALLFKMALRNKKQILRTDIALARPTKSSQKEKVSQPQSVGYAEFFRTPNIRRRMVIQIFTWFACSVVYMGLTMGAGDIGSNAYISLALSGLVELPAYVACVLLLDVIGRRAMLSGCNILGGLACLLLIFIPDNAGSSAEMMQTMLALIGKMGVSAGFNVIYIYSSELAPTSARSSALALCTMSARIGGAIAPMVAPYGKLMMFRVFGLLALSSGISASLLPETLNQPLPDTIDDIENDTKKTQ; encoded by the exons ATGGATTTTGACAGCGCCTTATCAAAAGTTGGTGAGTTCGGATTGGCTCAGGTCGTGCAATCTTCTTTGGTGACCTCGTTGGGCATCCTACTCGCATTCCAGCAGGTCAACTTAGCATTTGTTGCTAAGGAACCATCATTTCTATGCACTGATCCCAACATACACGGAGAAGCTGTTTGCCAGATGGAGAAGTCATGTGAGAACATTAAATTTGTTGATGAGTTCACATCAATAGTGTCTGAG TTTAAACTTATTTGTGGAGAAAACTACAAAGCAAGTTTGGTTCAATCCATGTACATGATAGGGGTGTTATTTGGAGGATTAATATGGGGTCCACAGTCAGATGCTATTGGAAGGAGGAAAACATTATTTGCTGGTATTGTTCTCTTGGCAACCACCTCTATCTTAAGTGGAACAACCCAAACTTACTTACAGTTTGCATTCCTTAA GTTCATCAATGGTGCTGCAGTAGGAGGCACAGGATTGGTTATTTTTGTATACTCAACTGAGAACGTAGGTGCTTCTTACCGAGTGCTAGCTGGAACTATGGTACAAGTAGTCTTTGCCTTAGGAATAGCA GCCTGTGGTGGTTTAGCTTATCTCATACGAGACTGGAGACAGCTATCGTTTGCTTCAGGAattccatttattttttatctttctcTTTATTG GATTTTGCCAGAATCACCTCGGTGGTTGGCTTCTAAGGGAAAGTTAACCCAAGCAGAAGCTCTACTGTTCAAAATGGCTTTAAGAAACAAGAAACAAATACTTAGAACAGATATTGCACTCGCAAGACCAACTAAAAGCAGTCAAAAAGAGAAAGTAAGCCAACCTCAATCGGTAGGATATGCTGAATTTTTCAGGACACCTAACATTCGACGGAGAATggttatacaaatatttacatg GTTTGCTTGTAGTGTGGTGTATATGGGGTTAACAATGGGAGCTGGTGATATTGGTAGCAATGCCTACATCAGCCTAGCACTCTCTGGTCTCGTTGAACTTCCAGCGTATGTAGCCTGTGTATTGCTTCTTGATGT aATTGGTCGTCGTGCAATGTTGAGTGGCTGCAACATATTAGGTGGCCTGGCATGTCTGCTACTTATTTTTATTCCAGATAATGCAG GCAGCAGTGCTGAGATGATGCAAACTATGTTAGCTTTGATTGGTAAAATGGGCGTGTCAGCTggttttaatgttatttatatttattcaagCGAGTTAGCTCCAACATCAGCAAG gaGTAGTGCTCTTGCTTTGTGTACCATGTCAGCAAGGATAGGGGGCGCTATTGCACCTATGGTTGCACCGTAT GGGAAATTGATGATGTTCCGTGTGTTTGGGTTGCTTGCGTTATCGTCTGGGATATCAGCGTCTCTGCTACCAGAGACATTGAACCAACCTCTTCCAGATACTATTGACGATATAGAAAATGACACTAAGAAGACACAATGA
- the LOC140057110 gene encoding uncharacterized protein — protein sequence MTSDSEHQQVFEVCREIGEHLCNLHNVVKVRLPVSAGDVEVVGQQLGLIFKTEFTVTSIKDYVGILTRYCDVMTELGRLLYAMGTSYATNTLYTWHDDLKTKIHEAKNVHKILKEEVAIDSNVDGNDISEYVWTYWFKDTLQARRISLIQHFTKSTGHPKQRTEDALKSFFSTNIIDKQDFKRFFHWMSAKFVTSATDKLLRDSGTSVVNFLSRQRRTGCLRDPLRNPAAVDVKSDAKDDSVHSKFGLDLNREVFPPVQLKSDRSDLPEHIKAELQNIIQQAEAIESCYYGNIAQKDVESLLTSQQRGVFLIRQSSKNPDRLCVSFLHTVPVRSRNSWTEMVRSRNVVLHHDLLCHEVKEEQTPSKKLDWTRTSCQNHVELPNNEIRQKAYTALNSLVEAQTKLLTLLKFHQK from the exons ATGACGTCAGACTCGGAACATCAACAGGTGTTTGAAGTATGTAGAGAAATAGGTGAACACCTGTGTAATTTGCATAACGTCGTCAAGGTTAGACTTCCGGTTTCGGCTGGTGACGTAGAAGTTGTTGGCCAGCAACTCGGTCTCATATTTAAAACCGAGTTTACAGTAACAAGTATTAAAG ATTATGTTGGTATTTTGACGCGATATTGTGACGTCATGACGGAATTGGGAAGGTTACTATACGCTATGGGAACTAGTTATGCAACCAACACATTGTACACGTGGCATGATGATTTAAAGACGAAAATACATGAAGCAAAGAATGTTCACAAA ATTCTTAAAGAGGAGGTAGCCATAGACTCAAACGTTGATGGTAATGACATCTCAGAGTACGTATGGACTTATTGGTTCAAAGATACACTACAG gCAAGACGGATTTCTCTTATACAACACTTTACAAAATCTACTGGTCATCCCAAGCAGAGAACCGAAGATGCACTAAAGTCCTTTTTCTCCA CTAATATCATCGATAAACAAGATTTCAAGCGATTTTTTCACTGGATGAGCGCAAAATTCGTAACATCTGCAACTGATAAACTCTTACGTGACTCAGGAACGTCAGTCGTGAACTTCTTGAGCCGACAACGTCGTACAGGTTGCCTACGAGACCCTTTACGTAATCCGGCTGCTGTTGACGTCAAGTCAGACGCCAAGGATGACAGCGTTCACAGTAAATTTGGACTGGACCTGAACCGAGAGGTATTCCCTCCTGTACAGTTAAAAAGCGACCGGTCAGACTTACCCGAACACATTAAGGCAgagttacaaaatattattcaacAG GCAGAAGCAATTGAAAG TTGTTATTATGGAAACATCGCTCAAAAGGACGTTGAAAGTTTACTTACGTCACAACAGAGGGGCGTTTTTCTAATACGACAGAGTTCAAAGAACCCAGATAGGTTGTGCGTTTCGTTCCTCCACACTGTGCCAGTGAGGTCAAGAAATAGTTGGACAGAAATGGTGAGGTCACGAAATGTTGTGCTTCATCATGACCTGTTGTGTCACG AAGTTAAGGAGGAGCAAACGCCATCAAAGAAACTCGACTGGACACGTACATCCTGTCAAAATCACGTCGAATTGCCAAACAACGAAATTCGCCAGAAAG cATATACTGCACTCAACTCCCTCGTGGAAGCGCAGACAAAGCTGCTTACTCTCTTAAAATTTCATCAGAAATAA
- the LOC140057108 gene encoding solute carrier family 22 member 15-like, whose product MSVKKALPEALVNGSVMDFDSALKVVGEYGSEQKKYLYAFSLLNFFIPMQIIGLVFIGREPPVTCQNPHSESACSSTDVCNKYIYGNEFTSIVSEWDLVCDKSYKVSQLQSYLMVGVLLGNFVFGGMSDYIGRRSSFIFALIGLAVVANLSAFTHSLFFFCFLRICIGFFVGGVGMVAYVTINECVGSSQKVFAGSMFQGVFSIGIMGFALMANFLRDWRYLVVASSFPFCFFIFIYWIVPESSRWLASQGRISEAEDILLYIAHKNGNEVKKSAIELVVPSKTISSTKSYGYTDLLKTPVLRKEMLIQAFSWFTCSLVYYGLTLSAGDIASNAYISVALSGLVEIPGIFFCVWCMDSLGRRKCMCLSMITGGFSCFLVIAFSQSGEFGKSVSVVFALIGKMGLSAAFSVVYIYSCELIPTVVRNSGIGFCSICARIAGILAPMATSLGFFNMYALFGFTSVISGVLNLKLPETFGMTSPESIDDVENRTTNKQPTSTTMVDSETVHDMEERISMLQNTDTSVT is encoded by the exons ATGTCAGTAAAAAAG GCACTGCCCGAGGCACTGGTGAACGGTTCAGTTATGGACTTCGATTCTGCTCTAAAAGTTGTTGGTGAATATGGATCAGAGCAAAAGAAATACCTCTATGCATTCTCATTGCTCAATTTCTTCATACCGATGCAAATTATCGGCCTTGTGTTCATCGGAAGAGAGCCTCCAGTTACTTGTCAGAATCCTCACAGTGAATCTGCATGTTCTTCTACTGATGTTTGTAACAAGTATATATATGGAAACGAGTTCACATCCATTGTGTCGGAG tggGATCTTGTTTGTGATAAATCATATAAAGTTTCTCAACTTCAATCATACTTAATGGTTGGAGTGCTTCTGGGCAATTTTGTGTTTGGTGGCATGTCGGACTACATCGGACGCCGAAGCTCCTTCATCTTTGCTCTGATTGGCTTAGCAGTGGTTGCAAACTTGTCAGCTTTTACACATtccttgtttttcttttgttttttaag AATTTGCATAGGTTTTTTTGTAGGCGGAGTAGGTATGGTAGCTTACGTGACAATCAACGAGTGTGTAGGTTCGTCTCAAAAGGTATTTGCTGGCAGTATGTTCCAAGGGGTCTTTTCAATTGGCATTATG ggTTTTGCATTAATGGCAAATTTTTTACGTGATTGGAGATACCTGGTTGTTGCATCATCATTTCCATTTTGtttcttcattttcatttattg GATTGTTCCAGAATCTTCCAGATGGCTTGCCTCACAGGGCAGGATATCAGAAGCAGAAGACATCCTTCTTTATATAGCTCACAAAAATGGAAATGAAGTAAAGAAATCGGCGATAGAATTAGTAGTGCCAAGTAAAACAATATCGTCAACTAAATCATATGGCTATACGGACTTACTTAAGACTCCTGTGTTGAGGAAAGAAATGTTAATACAGGCATTTTCATG GTTTACTTGTAGTCTAGTTTACTATGGTCTTACTTTGAGTGCAGGTGACATAGCAAGTAATGCATACATAAGTGTCGCTCTATCCGGATTGGTGGAAATTCCTGGTATATTTTTCTGCGTCTGGTGCATGGATAG TCTTGGCCGTAGAAAATGCATGTGTCTGTCAATGATTACAGGTGGTTTCTCCTGCTTTCTTGTTATCGCTTTCTCACAATCTG gagaaTTTGGTAAGAGTGTGTCTGTAGTATTTGCTTTAATTGGTAAAATGGGGTTATCAGCTGCATTCAGTGTGGTTTATATCTACTCTTGTGAACTGATACCCACTGTAGTAAG AAATAGTGGAATTGGATTTTGTTCAATATGTGCAAGGATTGCTGGGATATTAGCACCAATGGCAACTTCACTg GGGTTTTTCAACATGTATGCATTATTTGGTTTCACGTCGGTAATCAGCGGTGTTTTAAACCTGAAACTGCCTGAAACATTTGGCATGACGTCACCAGAGAGTATTGATGATGTGGAGAATagaacaacaaacaaacaaccaaCTAGTACGACAATGGTGGATAGTGAAACAGTACACGACATGGAAGAGAGGATCAGTATGCTACAAAATACAGACACAAGTGTTACATAA